In Paenibacillus larvae subsp. larvae, the following proteins share a genomic window:
- a CDS encoding IDEAL domain-containing protein: MGKMNVYNDAMLTLFAEMILDEAIRKRKESHLYQQIDSALAEGDEAAFLALTAELKLIQNP; this comes from the coding sequence ATGGGAAAAATGAATGTATACAACGATGCAATGCTGACTCTTTTTGCTGAGATGATTCTGGATGAGGCCATACGCAAAAGAAAAGAGAGTCATCTCTACCAACAAATTGATAGTGCCTTAGCCGAGGGGGATGAAGCTGCCTTTCTAGCCTTAACGGCCGAATTGAAATTGATTCAGAATCCCTAG
- a CDS encoding DUF2487 family protein yields MKEQTEMAMVFFLGQHQAKKVSEGVVKFSEIEQDQWSSVKEYFDTALLPVTGLKGNEQPWEVTKALEELRDALDFLEIPYKGRTVTYPSIHFINEENGESAINTCCRRLKEAGFSYVVVVTANEDLASLHLAEADLLFFLNSSKSGVNPEEYKNEIALKVQQLWFGSNKCYIITK; encoded by the coding sequence TTGAAAGAACAAACAGAAATGGCTATGGTGTTCTTTTTGGGACAGCACCAGGCAAAGAAAGTGAGTGAAGGTGTAGTGAAATTTAGTGAAATTGAACAAGATCAATGGTCTTCGGTCAAGGAATATTTTGATACCGCCCTTTTACCGGTTACGGGCTTAAAGGGAAACGAACAGCCATGGGAAGTGACCAAGGCGCTGGAAGAGCTCAGGGATGCCCTGGACTTCCTGGAAATACCATACAAAGGACGGACTGTGACCTATCCTTCTATTCATTTTATCAACGAGGAGAACGGGGAGTCGGCTATTAACACATGTTGCCGCCGGCTTAAAGAAGCGGGTTTTTCTTACGTGGTGGTGGTTACCGCCAATGAAGATTTGGCTTCTTTGCATTTAGCAGAGGCAGACCTGCTTTTTTTCCTGAATTCTTCCAAATCGGGAGTAAATCCCGAAGAATACAAAAATGAAATTGCTCTAAAGGTCCAACAGCTATGGTTCGGGTCCAATAAATGCTATATTATAACCAAATAA
- a CDS encoding ubiquinol-cytochrome c reductase iron-sulfur subunit — protein sequence MKDRFEANEEQTGRKATTKREMSRRQFLAYTLGGTGGFMAAGMIAPMLRFAVDPVLKPKAKAEWIKVVEESKITEEPQSFTFKVHQVDGWYESDPEITTWIAKGSDGQIFALNPTCKHLGCTVGWNNNKEYKDQYFCPCHGAHYTKDGKNLAVAPKPLDQYDLKIEQGFVYLGELKANSRVK from the coding sequence ATGAAAGACCGCTTTGAGGCAAATGAGGAACAAACTGGAAGGAAAGCGACTACAAAACGCGAAATGTCCCGCCGCCAGTTTCTGGCTTATACGTTGGGCGGCACTGGAGGTTTCATGGCTGCCGGCATGATCGCTCCGATGCTTCGCTTTGCCGTGGATCCTGTTCTGAAACCAAAGGCCAAGGCCGAATGGATAAAAGTGGTTGAAGAGTCGAAAATTACTGAGGAACCGCAATCATTTACATTTAAGGTTCATCAGGTGGACGGCTGGTACGAATCGGATCCCGAAATCACCACATGGATTGCCAAAGGCAGCGACGGACAAATCTTCGCGCTGAATCCGACCTGCAAGCACCTTGGCTGTACGGTAGGATGGAACAACAACAAGGAGTATAAGGACCAGTATTTCTGCCCTTGCCACGGTGCGCATTATACAAAGGATGGCAAGAACCTGGCCGTAGCTCCTAAACCTCTTGACCAATATGATCTCAAAATTGAACAGGGCTTCGTCTATCTGGGTGAACTGAAAGCCAACAGTAGAGTGAAATAA
- the qcrB gene encoding menaquinol-cytochrome c reductase cytochrome b subunit: MLKKMYNWMDDRLDITPMWRDVADHEVPEHVNPAHHFSAFVYCFGGLTFFVTVIQILSGMFLTMYYTPDIINAYLSVDYLQHKVAFGVIVRGMHHWGASLVIVMMLLHTLRVFFTGSYKAPREMNWVVGMLIFFVMLGLGLTGYLLPWDNKAYFATKVTMEIAASVPYLGPYIQTFLQGGSIVGAETLTRFFALHVFFLPAVLLALLAGHFIMIRRQGISGPL; encoded by the coding sequence ATGTTAAAGAAAATGTATAACTGGATGGACGACCGTCTTGATATCACGCCGATGTGGAGAGACGTGGCTGATCATGAAGTTCCGGAACATGTGAACCCGGCGCATCACTTCTCCGCCTTTGTCTATTGTTTCGGCGGGCTCACATTCTTCGTGACTGTCATTCAGATTCTATCCGGTATGTTTTTAACAATGTATTATACTCCCGATATCATCAATGCCTACCTCAGTGTGGATTATCTCCAGCATAAGGTAGCATTCGGTGTGATTGTCAGGGGGATGCATCACTGGGGGGCTAGCCTGGTTATCGTCATGATGTTATTACATACACTTCGCGTCTTCTTTACCGGCTCATATAAGGCGCCCCGCGAGATGAACTGGGTTGTAGGCATGCTGATTTTCTTTGTTATGCTTGGATTGGGTTTAACAGGGTACCTTCTCCCGTGGGATAACAAAGCGTATTTTGCCACGAAGGTAACGATGGAGATTGCCGCCTCTGTACCTTATCTAGGCCCCTATATCCAGACGTTCCTTCAAGGGGGCTCCATCGTGGGTGCTGAAACCTTGACGCGTTTCTTTGCCCTTCACGTGTTCTTCTTACCTGCGGTTTTACTTGCCCTGCTTGCCGGACACTTTATTATGATCCGCAGACAGGGGATTTCCGGACCGCTATAA
- a CDS encoding menaquinol-cytochrome c reductase cytochrome b/c subunit — MAHRHDPNEKVIYVGDSRIRKKTSRPDPRDYSAYPGKSEAFIPNFLLKEWMVAVVVLVGILVLVMSDPAPLGYPADPRANIIPMPDWYFLFLYQFLKYPYTSDQYIVFGTLLVPGIAFGALLLAPFLDTGKERRFYRRPIASGLMILALASCTYLTWVAWDHYQKELAETGTVPDHIKREEERKAGNTEAPKPQGKQVLPAIVAADDPAAEIYKKATCVSCHAADLKGQSGIPPLRGIGDKHNKDEILNIIKNGQGGMSPQYEANKSAGLSDDDIDKLSDWLAKQKKGK; from the coding sequence ATGGCACATAGACATGATCCAAACGAGAAAGTCATCTATGTCGGAGACTCGCGTATCCGTAAAAAAACTAGCAGGCCTGATCCAAGAGATTACTCAGCGTACCCGGGCAAATCGGAAGCGTTCATTCCTAACTTTTTATTGAAGGAATGGATGGTTGCCGTTGTAGTGCTTGTAGGAATCCTGGTGCTGGTCATGTCGGACCCGGCTCCGCTTGGCTATCCGGCTGATCCGAGGGCGAATATCATCCCGATGCCGGACTGGTATTTCTTGTTCCTGTATCAGTTTTTGAAATACCCGTATACATCTGACCAGTACATTGTTTTCGGTACGCTTCTTGTACCAGGTATTGCTTTTGGCGCTTTATTGCTGGCCCCTTTCCTCGATACGGGAAAAGAAAGGCGTTTTTATAGACGGCCTATTGCTTCCGGTCTAATGATTCTTGCTTTGGCTTCCTGTACTTACTTGACCTGGGTTGCCTGGGACCATTATCAAAAAGAACTGGCAGAAACCGGAACCGTCCCCGATCATATTAAACGGGAAGAGGAGCGCAAAGCCGGAAATACAGAAGCTCCTAAGCCACAAGGAAAACAAGTCCTGCCCGCTATTGTTGCTGCTGATGATCCGGCTGCGGAGATTTACAAGAAGGCAACTTGTGTATCCTGTCACGCCGCAGATTTAAAGGGCCAATCCGGTATCCCACCACTAAGGGGCATCGGAGACAAGCATAATAAGGATGAGATTTTGAATATTATCAAAAATGGCCAGGGCGGAATGTCTCCACAATATGAAGCTAATAAGTCTGCGGGACTTAGTGATGATGATATCGATAAGCTGTCCGATTGGCTGGCAAAACAGAAAAAAGGAAAGTAA